A window of Sphingobacterium sp. SRCM116780 contains these coding sequences:
- a CDS encoding UDP-N-acetylmuramoyl-L-alanyl-D-glutamate--2,6-diaminopimelate ligase — protein sequence MKNLKSILHAIPVQEVVGQLDVDVVSLCFDSRQVVFGSLFIAIRGVHTDGHLYIDKAIAFGARAVIVEELPADTLDTVVYIVVADSSFALGIVASNFYDNPSKKMKLVGVTGTNGKTTVATLLFQLFSQLGYHVGLLSTVQNQIGERIIPATHTTPDPIQLNHLLSDMVEEGCDYCFMEVSSHAVIQQRIAGLKFAGAIFTNITHDHLDFHKTFGNYIKAKKKFFDDLDTAAFALTNEDDKNGQVMLQNTFAHKKTYGLHSGADFKAKVVESHFDGMLLNIDNHDVWVKLVGGFNAYNLLAVYGAAILLEQETIRVLTALSVLTGAEGRFETIKAPNGVFGIVDYAHTPDAVENVLETIEKLRQQSQQIITVLGCGGDRDKTKRPEMSEAALRYSDRLIITSDNPRTEDPLVIIKEMEAGVPAEKRNKVLSIADRKEAIRVAYQLAKSGDIIVVAGKGHEKYQEINGVRHHFDDREILELTFNEQ from the coding sequence ATGAAGAACTTAAAATCAATATTACACGCTATTCCTGTACAGGAAGTTGTCGGTCAACTGGATGTTGATGTAGTATCGCTTTGTTTTGATTCTCGTCAAGTTGTATTTGGAAGTTTGTTTATCGCAATTCGAGGTGTTCATACAGATGGACATTTATATATAGACAAAGCCATTGCATTTGGGGCTAGAGCTGTTATTGTTGAAGAGTTGCCTGCCGATACCTTGGATACTGTTGTTTATATTGTTGTTGCTGATTCATCCTTTGCTTTAGGAATAGTGGCTTCTAATTTCTATGATAATCCATCTAAAAAAATGAAGCTGGTGGGAGTGACTGGAACCAATGGTAAAACAACCGTTGCGACATTATTATTTCAATTGTTTTCGCAATTGGGTTATCATGTTGGTTTATTGTCAACTGTTCAAAATCAAATTGGAGAGCGAATTATTCCAGCGACACATACAACACCTGATCCGATTCAGCTTAATCATTTATTAAGTGACATGGTGGAGGAAGGCTGTGATTACTGTTTTATGGAGGTGAGTTCACATGCTGTTATACAACAACGTATTGCAGGATTGAAATTCGCTGGCGCCATTTTCACAAATATTACGCATGATCATCTGGATTTTCATAAAACATTTGGTAATTATATTAAAGCAAAGAAAAAATTCTTTGATGATTTAGATACAGCTGCTTTTGCACTGACAAATGAAGATGACAAAAATGGTCAAGTGATGTTGCAAAATACATTTGCGCATAAAAAGACTTACGGTCTACATTCTGGAGCTGATTTTAAAGCTAAAGTTGTGGAAAGTCATTTTGATGGCATGTTGTTGAATATTGACAATCATGATGTCTGGGTCAAACTAGTTGGTGGTTTCAATGCTTACAATTTGTTGGCCGTTTACGGGGCTGCAATCTTATTAGAGCAAGAAACCATTCGTGTATTAACAGCGCTCAGTGTGTTAACAGGTGCTGAAGGTAGATTTGAAACGATAAAAGCTCCAAATGGAGTTTTTGGAATTGTGGATTATGCACATACGCCAGATGCTGTTGAGAATGTATTGGAAACAATTGAGAAATTACGTCAACAAAGTCAACAGATCATTACGGTGTTGGGTTGTGGCGGAGATCGTGATAAAACAAAGCGACCAGAAATGTCTGAGGCTGCATTGCGTTACAGTGATCGATTAATCATCACCTCGGACAATCCAAGAACAGAAGATCCATTAGTTATCATTAAGGAGATGGAAGCAGGGGTTCCTGCTGAAAAAAGAAATAAGGTACTTTCTATTGCTGATCGTAAAGAGGCCATTCGAGTTGCTTATCAGTTAGCCAAGTCTGGTGATATCATTGTGGTGGCGGGAAAAGGACATGAAAAATATCAAGAGATAAATGGTGTGCGTCATCATTTTGATGATAGAGAGATTTTAGAATTAACATTTAACGAACAATAA
- the mraY gene encoding phospho-N-acetylmuramoyl-pentapeptide-transferase, which yields MLYHLFTWLNEYVHIPGAGLFQYISFRTSMAVIVSLIITTVFGGKLIQVLHNKQVGETIRDLGLEGEKKKQGTPTMGGLIIIAGILIPTLLFAKLTNIYVIIMIVSTLWMGAIGFLDDYIKVFRHNKEGLAGRFKVIGQIGLGIMIACTMYFHPEIVVRQNVASPTSIKPVEVIINQSTGEKTYAENVKSSKTNIPFYKNNEFDYAKVFKMFGLHSDVLTFIVFLIVVVFIVTAVSNGANITDGIDGLATGTSAIIGVTLAILAYVSGNVIFSDYLNIMYIPNSGELVIFAGAFVGACVGFLWYNTYPAQVFMGDTGSLAIGGVIAAFAILIRKELLIPILCGVFLLENISVILQVSYFKYTKKKYGEGRRIFLMSPLHHHFQKKGYHEAKIVTRFVIIGIILAILTIVTLKIR from the coding sequence ATGTTATACCATTTATTCACATGGTTAAACGAATATGTACACATTCCTGGGGCAGGTTTGTTTCAGTATATTTCTTTCAGAACATCAATGGCTGTCATTGTTTCATTGATTATTACGACTGTTTTTGGAGGAAAGCTGATTCAGGTGCTTCACAATAAACAAGTCGGAGAAACGATTCGTGATTTAGGATTAGAAGGAGAGAAAAAGAAACAAGGGACACCGACAATGGGTGGTTTGATTATTATTGCTGGTATTCTGATTCCGACCTTGTTGTTCGCTAAGTTGACAAATATTTATGTCATCATTATGATTGTATCAACCCTCTGGATGGGAGCGATTGGTTTCTTAGATGATTATATTAAGGTATTTCGTCATAACAAAGAAGGATTGGCAGGACGCTTTAAAGTGATTGGTCAAATTGGTTTGGGGATTATGATTGCCTGTACGATGTATTTTCACCCAGAGATTGTTGTTCGTCAAAATGTGGCATCACCGACTTCCATTAAACCAGTTGAAGTGATTATTAACCAGAGTACTGGCGAGAAAACATATGCGGAGAATGTGAAGTCATCTAAGACAAATATTCCCTTTTATAAAAATAATGAATTTGACTACGCGAAAGTATTCAAAATGTTTGGGCTGCATAGCGATGTTTTGACTTTCATCGTGTTCTTGATTGTCGTGGTATTTATTGTGACGGCAGTTTCCAATGGAGCGAATATAACCGATGGTATTGATGGTCTGGCAACAGGTACATCGGCTATTATTGGTGTGACGTTAGCAATATTGGCTTATGTGTCTGGTAACGTAATTTTCTCAGACTATTTGAATATTATGTATATCCCGAACTCTGGAGAGCTGGTAATTTTTGCCGGTGCTTTTGTTGGTGCTTGTGTCGGGTTTTTATGGTATAATACCTACCCAGCTCAAGTTTTTATGGGAGATACGGGTAGTTTGGCTATTGGAGGTGTAATTGCTGCATTTGCTATTTTGATTCGAAAAGAATTGTTGATTCCTATTTTATGTGGGGTTTTCTTATTGGAAAATATATCGGTAATTCTTCAAGTCTCATACTTCAAATATACGAAGAAGAAATATGGTGAAGGTAGACGTATTTTCCTGATGTCTCCATTGCATCATCATTTTCAGAAGAAAGGCTACCACGAGGCTAAAATCGTGACACGGTTTGTTATTATAGGAATTATTTTGGCCATTTTGACCATTGTAACATTGAAAATTAGATAA